The following proteins are co-located in the Halalkalicoccus subterraneus genome:
- a CDS encoding ABC transporter substrate-binding protein, with the protein MDGNGLSRRRLIKITAGGSVVALAGCLGGNGEDDGNGGEDDNVEEVELGEGDITLEFSGWGEGVERQAVEDMLESFAEQNDEVGVQFQHVPADFEDRLRTQFGAGEEPDVFYMPMDYVGEFEEVLVDLEPELDNELLNDLDEPVVDAATLPEGVHFVPKDFQYNALVHNTEMMANAGYDEMPENWDEFREMLEAIDEEGEVEYPLVEWNIDGHNSLAYPFMHANSGQVMNGDNTECVINSSENVEALEFLQGLREDGLMGLGSEVASDAEHAMIGEQQTAMLSGGGWIFAELKNDYEEIDEVTDIAGMPIPEGGEQTVAISCVGYAVSENTEHQDEAVDLVEYLMGEGIFPWLETGIALSIRESHREEVELYEEDERYERWFEMGEFENVIALQYGPNTSEIVNAIYPQFEGVYQGEVEPADALATIEEEVNNNILG; encoded by the coding sequence ATGGATGGTAACGGTCTATCACGGCGAAGGCTGATCAAGATCACAGCAGGCGGCTCGGTGGTCGCCCTCGCGGGCTGCCTCGGGGGTAACGGCGAAGACGACGGGAACGGGGGAGAAGACGACAACGTCGAAGAAGTCGAACTCGGGGAGGGAGACATCACCCTTGAGTTCTCCGGATGGGGCGAGGGTGTTGAGCGCCAAGCCGTCGAAGACATGCTCGAATCATTTGCCGAGCAGAACGACGAGGTCGGCGTTCAGTTCCAGCACGTTCCCGCGGACTTCGAGGACCGACTCAGGACCCAGTTCGGGGCCGGCGAGGAACCTGACGTCTTCTATATGCCGATGGACTACGTCGGGGAGTTCGAGGAGGTGCTCGTTGACCTCGAACCCGAACTAGACAACGAACTGCTAAATGATCTCGACGAGCCGGTGGTCGATGCCGCAACGCTCCCCGAGGGGGTACATTTCGTCCCAAAGGATTTCCAGTATAATGCGCTCGTCCACAATACAGAGATGATGGCAAATGCGGGCTATGACGAGATGCCCGAAAATTGGGACGAGTTCCGCGAGATGCTTGAAGCGATTGACGAGGAGGGCGAGGTTGAGTACCCGCTCGTGGAATGGAACATCGACGGCCACAACTCGCTTGCGTACCCGTTTATGCACGCGAACAGTGGGCAAGTGATGAACGGGGACAACACTGAGTGTGTGATCAACTCGTCAGAGAACGTAGAAGCCCTCGAATTCCTACAGGGGCTCCGAGAGGACGGCTTGATGGGGCTCGGATCCGAGGTCGCGTCCGATGCCGAACACGCGATGATCGGTGAACAACAGACAGCAATGCTTTCAGGTGGTGGTTGGATCTTTGCTGAACTCAAAAACGATTACGAGGAGATCGATGAAGTAACCGACATTGCAGGGATGCCAATTCCCGAGGGAGGGGAGCAGACCGTAGCGATCTCCTGTGTTGGATATGCGGTCTCCGAGAACACGGAACACCAGGACGAGGCAGTCGATCTGGTTGAATACCTGATGGGCGAAGGGATCTTCCCGTGGCTCGAAACAGGGATTGCCCTCTCGATCCGAGAATCCCATCGCGAGGAAGTCGAACTGTACGAGGAGGACGAACGCTACGAGCGCTGGTTTGAGATGGGCGAGTTTGAGAACGTTATCGCGTTGCAGTACGGTCCAAACACGAGCGAGATCGTCAACGCGATCTACCCTCAGTTCGAGGGAGTCTACCAGGGCGAAGTCGAACCCGCTGATGCGCTCGCGACAATCGAGGAAGAAGTTAACAATAACATCCTCGGCTGA
- a CDS encoding carbohydrate ABC transporter permease, translated as MATQDSQSTEGGWARFGSLEAIRRKDNLAALLFILPNLIVFTAFLFVPVLFAVYLSFAEWQVLTGDLQFVGLDNYRSLIYPLPWENDWAVLSTPTVNLWWWAVSRTMIYTFGVVPVAIAGGLAVALVLDRQIRFKKVFRAAYFLPVMLSGAISAIIWGWILNLNGIVNNILGPVGLAHNWIGDPSTALGVIMLIAIWAGIGFNMIIFLAGLQNIPDELYEAARIDGTNGWQRFRHVTWPNLQNTYFFVIVLAIISSFQVFAIAYALTSGGPYYATTTIVVLIYQEAFQHDSMGLAAAMAMILFAIIFVFSYYQYRTRGNDEVTY; from the coding sequence ATGGCAACGCAAGACTCACAATCGACCGAGGGGGGCTGGGCGAGGTTCGGATCGCTCGAGGCGATTAGGCGAAAGGACAACTTAGCGGCGCTTCTGTTCATCCTGCCGAATCTCATCGTCTTCACCGCGTTCCTGTTCGTCCCCGTGTTGTTCGCGGTCTACCTCTCGTTTGCGGAATGGCAGGTGCTTACCGGCGACCTCCAGTTCGTCGGCCTCGACAACTACCGCAGCCTCATTTACCCCCTTCCCTGGGAGAACGACTGGGCCGTGTTGAGTACGCCGACGGTCAACCTCTGGTGGTGGGCCGTCTCGCGGACGATGATCTACACGTTCGGCGTCGTCCCGGTCGCGATCGCCGGCGGGCTGGCCGTCGCGCTCGTGCTCGATCGGCAGATCCGATTCAAAAAGGTGTTTCGCGCCGCGTACTTCCTACCCGTGATGCTCTCGGGGGCGATCAGCGCGATCATCTGGGGCTGGATCCTCAACCTCAACGGGATCGTCAACAACATCCTCGGCCCGGTCGGGTTGGCGCACAACTGGATCGGCGACCCCTCGACCGCGCTCGGTGTGATCATGCTCATCGCGATCTGGGCGGGGATCGGGTTCAACATGATCATCTTCCTCGCGGGCCTCCAGAACATCCCCGACGAGCTCTACGAGGCGGCTCGCATCGACGGAACCAACGGCTGGCAGCGCTTTCGACACGTCACGTGGCCGAACCTCCAGAACACGTACTTCTTCGTGATCGTACTCGCGATCATCTCCTCGTTTCAGGTGTTCGCGATCGCCTACGCGCTGACCAGCGGCGGACCGTACTACGCGACGACGACGATCGTCGTCCTGATCTACCAGGAGGCGTTCCAGCACGACAGCATGGGACTGGCCGCCGCGATGGCGATGATCCTCTTCGCCATCATCTTCGTGTTCAGCTACTACCAGTACCGCACGCGCGGTAACGACGAGGTGACCTACTAA
- a CDS encoding carbohydrate ABC transporter permease, with product MVRSNYDYPGYERSGPVYWAKKTTLYAGVIFGALLMIAPFYWTVTTALSANPSVGIVTILPETITFEHFRALFAENPVERWFFNAIVFAGAVTLFNVAFDTLAGYAFAKLDFFAREKVFLLFIGTMMIPGMVTLIPVYIILAELGWVNTYRGLIVPFIASPFGIFLLRQYFLGLPDSLGEAARIDGCNKFQAFYHIYLPLAKPAVATLGIFAFMGAWNNFEWPLIIATSQELYTLPVALFLVQGQYTQNWGLVMATAAIMVLPVILAFLSAQQYFIRGMTLSGMKG from the coding sequence ATGGTTCGCTCGAACTACGACTATCCGGGGTACGAACGGTCGGGACCGGTGTACTGGGCGAAGAAGACAACGCTCTACGCGGGCGTGATATTCGGCGCGCTGTTGATGATCGCGCCGTTTTACTGGACGGTGACGACGGCGCTCTCGGCGAATCCGAGCGTCGGGATCGTCACGATCCTTCCCGAGACGATCACGTTCGAGCACTTCCGTGCCCTGTTCGCCGAGAACCCCGTCGAGCGGTGGTTCTTCAACGCGATCGTCTTCGCGGGCGCGGTTACCCTATTCAACGTCGCGTTCGATACGCTTGCGGGCTACGCCTTCGCGAAACTGGATTTCTTCGCCCGCGAGAAGGTGTTTCTCCTCTTCATCGGGACGATGATGATCCCCGGAATGGTGACGCTCATTCCGGTGTACATCATCCTCGCCGAACTCGGTTGGGTAAACACCTATCGTGGGCTGATCGTCCCCTTCATCGCGAGCCCGTTCGGGATCTTCCTGCTTCGCCAGTACTTCCTCGGGCTGCCCGACTCGCTCGGCGAGGCCGCTCGGATAGACGGCTGTAACAAGTTCCAGGCCTTTTACCACATCTACCTCCCGCTCGCGAAGCCGGCGGTGGCTACCCTGGGAATCTTCGCGTTCATGGGCGCGTGGAACAACTTCGAGTGGCCGCTGATTATCGCGACCTCCCAGGAGCTCTATACGCTCCCGGTCGCGCTGTTCCTCGTCCAAGGCCAGTACACACAGAACTGGGGGCTGGTGATGGCGACGGCGGCGATCATGGTGCTGCCCGTGATCCTCGCGTTCCTCTCGGCCCAACAGTACTTCATCCGCGGGATGACCCTGAGCGGCATGAAGGGGTAA
- a CDS encoding DUF624 domain-containing protein, with translation MARIPNLTGSLVVAVKFTYRQIVLLVLLSLAFSLLSVLLVPAGAAVLALFETIRIVPEDHRSDLARLKTYLRSVRRNLVSGLSLSVLLVVPPIATLLYINLALAELSGYLFLAGLVCAYLSLVAFFLVFRVANVRSLEPEIGTNAAFRRAVDVSSAHPHFAVLHSCLIVAAATLTVVLPPFVFLLFPGFVAVLEIVMYEQAAETQESPIRQYLSTTP, from the coding sequence GTGGCGCGGATCCCGAACCTCACCGGATCGCTCGTCGTGGCGGTGAAGTTCACCTACCGCCAGATCGTGCTGCTGGTTCTACTCAGCCTCGCGTTCTCCCTTCTGTCCGTCCTCCTCGTCCCGGCCGGTGCGGCCGTCCTCGCCCTGTTTGAGACGATCCGTATCGTCCCGGAGGACCACCGCTCCGATCTCGCGCGGCTGAAAACGTACCTCCGATCTGTGCGGCGAAACCTCGTTTCGGGCCTCTCACTTTCGGTCCTACTGGTCGTACCCCCGATCGCTACGCTCCTGTACATCAACCTCGCGCTCGCGGAGCTCTCGGGCTACCTTTTTCTCGCGGGTCTCGTCTGTGCGTATCTCTCCCTCGTGGCCTTCTTCCTCGTCTTCCGGGTCGCGAACGTCCGCTCGCTTGAACCGGAAATCGGAACGAATGCGGCGTTTCGACGGGCCGTCGACGTTTCGAGTGCCCACCCCCACTTCGCGGTGCTCCACTCCTGTCTTATCGTCGCCGCCGCGACGCTCACGGTCGTCCTCCCGCCGTTCGTCTTCCTCCTGTTTCCCGGGTTCGTCGCCGTACTGGAGATCGTAATGTATGAGCAGGCCGCAGAAACGCAAGAATCACCTATCCGGCAATACCTGAGCACGACACCATGA